AGCGCGGCGAGATAGACCTCATCGTCTCCCGCAAGCGCGAACTGCTGGAGGTCGCTGTCGAGGAGGAGATCACCTACTTCTCGACGGAGGCCAGCGCCCGCGCCGCGCTCGAAGCACTCGACGCGGCCGACGACCCGCTCGACGTGGCCCCCGTCGACGAGCGCCCGAAGGCGGCACGGGAGTGGGGCAAGTAGGCCGAACTTCGGCCCGCAACCGGTCCGTTTCTTTCGCCTCGTCGGCGGTCACCGATCGTAACTACTAACCCCACGATTAGGTTAGCCTAAAACGACATGGGTAGATCGGAGACGGCGGGGGGTGCCCGGACGACGAACCGGCAGGGGTGGGTCAGCCGGACCCTCGCGCTGTTCTGTCTCGGCTGTACCGCGCTCACCGTCGCCGGCGGGCTGGTGCAGGTGAGCTTCGGGACGTACTCGATGACGATCGAGCAGGCGTGGCGGACCGTGTTCGACCCCGGCGTGGTGTTCAACCTCGACGCGTGGAACGCGTTCCTCTTCGGGGGCGAACTGCCGGAGATGACCACACGGAGCGTCGTCGTCTGGAACCTCCGGCTCCCCCGGGTGTTCGTCGGGATGATCGCCGGCGCGACGCTCGCCGTCTCGGGCGCTATCTTCCAGGCGGTCACGCGCAACGAGCTGGCGAGCCCCTTCGTGCTCGGCGTGAGTTCGGGAGCCGGCTTCGCGGTGCTGCTGACCCTCGTGGTGTTCAGCGGCCTCGCGCCGTTCCTTCCCTTCCTCGCGGCCGCCGGCGGGGCGCTGGCCTTTCTGGTCGTGTACGCCATCGCCTGGAAGGGCGGGACGAGCCCCGTCCGACTCGTTCTCGCGGGCGTGATCGTCAACATGGTGTTCCAGTCGCTCCAGCGCGCGCTGTTTTTCTTCGCGGACGACCTGGGGGTCGTCCAGACGGCGATCGCCTGGACGACCGGCTCGCTCACCGGCACGGGCTGGGAGGAGGTCCGGATCGCCGTCCTGCCGGCGCTGATCGCCATCGCCATCGCCCTCGCCGGTGCCCGCCAGCTGAACGTCCTCCTGCTCGGCGAGCGGACGGCCCAGTCGCTCGGCATGCGCGTCGAGCGCGTCCGGTTCCTGCTCTCGGGCGTCGCCATCCTCGCGGCCAGCGCCGCCATCGCCGTGGCCGGCATCGTCGGCTTCTTCGGCCTGGTCGTCCCCCACATCGTCCGGAACGTCGTCGGGAGCGACTACCGGCGGCTGATGGTCGGTTGCCTCTTCGCCGGCCCGGCGCTGATGGTGGTCGCCGACGTGGGCGCGCGGCTGTTCTTCCCGGTCGTGCTGAACTCGCCCCGGCAGGTGCCGGTGGGCGTCGTCACCGGGCTGGTCGGCGGGCCGTACTTCCTCTACCTGATGCGGAAACAGCAGTCGATGGGTGAGCTCTGATGGCACCGACGAACGCCGACGCACGGACCGACGAATCGGGCGGCGAACGGATCACCGACGGCGACGGGGCCGTCGTCGACAGCGCGCTCGTCGGCGACGGGCTCGAACTGAGCTACCCGACGAGCGACGGGGCGGTCGTCGACTGCGCCCGCCTCGACATTCCGGAGGGGGCCGTCACGGCGCTCGTGGGGCCGAACGGCAGCGGCAAGAGCACGCTGCTGAAGGGGCTTTCCGACCATCTCGACCCGGACGCCGGCACGGTGCGGATCCGCGGGCGGGACCTAGAGTCGTTCGGCAAGAAGGAGCTCGCCCGCGAACTCGGCGTGCTCTCGCAGGAGAACGACTCGCTGGACAGCATCACGGTCGAGGACCTGGCGTACCACGGCCGCTACCCCCACCGCGGGTTCTTCGACGACACGACCGACGCGGACCGCGAGGCGGTCGAGCGCGCACTGGACCTGGCCGGCGTCGACCACCTCCGCGACGCCGAACTCGGGCAGCTGAGCGGCGGCCAGAAGCAACTGGCGTGGATCGCCATGGTGCTCGCACAGGACACGGACGTGCTCCTGCTCGACGAGCCGACGACGTTTCTCGACCTCTACCACCAGTTCCGCGTGCTGGAGACGGTGCGCCAGCTCAACGAGCGGCAGGGTGTCACCGTCGCCGTCGTGCTCCACGACATCGCGCAGGCCGCCCGCTTCGCGGACTACCTCGTGGCGATGCGCGACGGGGAACTGTACGACTGGGGGCCGCCGGATGAGGTGGTGACCGAACAGCTACTCGCGGACGTGTTCGGCGTCGAGGCCACGGTCGAGCACGACCCCGAACTGCAGGTGCTCCCCCACCGCGCGCTGCCCGACGACGAGTGAGTCGTCGGCGACCGCTAGTACGCCTCCGACTCCTCGACCGGTCCCCAGATCACGTACTCCTCGCACTCCGGACACTGGAGCGGCGGCATCTCGTGGACGACCCCGCCAAGCTGCCTGTTGTCGACGACGATCCCGCAGTTCCCGCACTGTTTCGCCATGGGATCACCCGGTGTGCCGGGGGCTTAATCCGGGCTTATCGTTGCGCACGGTTCGGACCGTTTCGGACCGTTCCGACCGTTGCAGGCGTGAAACGGTCGCCGTGCTGTCAGTGAACCCTCCGAAAACAGCGGCGAACGCGAACCGCGATCAGTCGTCGGCTTATCCGGCTGCGACTGCAGCAGCGAGATGTAACTCGCTGCCGCTCAGTCGTCAGCCTCATCCAGCCGCGACCGCAGCGGCGAGATGAAACTCGTCGCCGATCAGTCGTCGGCTGGAGCCACCGTCGTCCGGCTCTCCGTCAGCCCGAGCACGTCGTCGAAGAAGTCGAGCGAGTCGTTCGGCCCGGGGTTGGCCTCGGGGTGGTACTGGCGCGTGATGACGCCGAGTTCGTCGCTGTCGAGGCCCTCCGGCGTGTCGTCGTTGACGTTGACCTGCGTCACGTCGAGCGCGTCGCCCGGGTCGCCGACCGTGTAGCCGTGGTTCTGCGTCGTCATCACGACGCGGTTCGTCTCCAGGTCGCGGACCGGCTGGTTGACGCCGCGGTGGCCGAAGTCCATCTTCTCGGTGGTGCCGCCGAGCGCGCGGGCGACGACCTGCTGGCCGAGACAGATGCCGGCGATGGGCGTCTCGCCGACGTAGGTGTCGACGAGCGCCTCGGCGGCCTCGAAGTTCGCGGGGTCGCCGGGACCGTTCGAGATAAAGAGTAGGTCCGGGTCGACGGCGTCCACGTCGGCCTCCGTCGCGTCGTAGGGCAGGACGTGGACGTCAGCGCCGCGGGCGACCAGCGAGTCGACGATCGATCCCTTCGCGCCACAGTCGATCAGCGCCACGTCGGCGTCGGCGTACGCGCCGTCGTCGTCGCCCTCGTGGACGACGGGTTCGGCGACGCTGACTTGCGCGCCGATGTCCTCGTGCTCGCTCATGCCCTTGCAGGCGTCGAGTTCGGCCAGCGCGTCCTCGGCCGTCGCGTCGTCGCCGACGGCGATGCCACATTTCATCGCGCCGCCCTCCCGGATGTCCGTCACGAGGTCGCGGGTGTCGATGTGGTCGACCGCCGGGACGCCCTCGTCGGCGAGCCACTCGGCCACGTCGTCGGTGAGTTCCCGGGCGACGACGGCGCGGGGGTGGACTCGGTCGGACTCGAACCGCTCCTCGCGCACGCCGTAGTTGCCGATCAGCGGGTAGGAGAACGTGAGCACCTGCTCCTCGTAGGAGGGGTCGGTGAGGCTCTCCTCGTAGCCCGTGTACGCTGTCGTGAAGACCAGTTCGCCGCGGCTCGTTCCCGGGGAGCGGCCACGCGCTTCGACCACGTGCCCGCCTTCGAGCGCTACGTAGGCGTCCATCGTTACGAACTACGTATAGCTCCGCGGTCTATAAACCTTGCTTTCGAAGCGAAGTTACGAATTTCGAAATCATCAAGTGACGCCCCGCGGTAGTGTCGGGCAACGGATGGACGACCTCGACCAGCAGATACTGAACATCCTCCGACGCGACGCGCGGACGGCGTACACGGAGATCGCCGACCGCGTCGGCACGTCGGAGGGAACGGTACGGAACCGCGTCGAGCGAATGACCGAGGAGGGGATCATCGAGCGGTTCACCGTCACCACGCGCACGGGCAACGTGAAGGCGATGATCGAGGTGGGCGTCGCCGTCGACGTGGACACCACCGCCGTCTCCGAGCGCATGGCCGAGTGGGAGGAGGTCGACTTCGTCTGGCAGGTCAGCGGCGAGGAGGACGTGGTGCTGGTCGTGGACGCCTCCGACACGCAGGGCGTGAACGACCTGATCACGCAGGCCCGCGAGATGGAGGACGTGGTGAGCACGAAGACCCGACTGATCCTCGACGAGAAGCTCGGCTAGTCCTCGCTCCCGCCCTCGCCCGGCGGCGGCCCGACGCCGGGCGTCGCCCACTCCGGCCGGTCGAGTTGCCCTTTCCACGCGTGGATCCGGCGGTACGCCGGCCGGAGCAGCCCGTTCGGGAAGCCGCTCCCGACCTGCGCCTCGACCCGGCCGTCGCGGATCGCATCGACGACGCTTTCGGCGGTGAGTTCGTCGGCGTCGACGGTCGTGTACGCGCGTCCGGCCTCGAAGGGGTAGTGGGCGTCGCTCCCGCCGGTCATCGGCAGGTCGTGGCCCCGCGCGAGGTGTTCGACCCACGGCCGGGTGCGCGGGTGCTTGCCGTTGATCTCGATGGCGTCGAACGGCGCGTCGACGTGCCGGACCGTGCTGTTGCGATACGGGTGAGCGACGATGGCGGCGCAGTCGTGCTCGTGGGCCAGCGCGACCGTCTCCTGAGGCGTGAGCGTCTCCGGTTCGGTGTGACGCGGCGGGTCCGGCCCGACGACGAGCACGTGGCCCCGCGTCGTCGTCACCTCGATGCCCGGGATCACGGCGAAGCCGTCGGGCGTCTCGAACTCGCGGTAGTAGTCGTGGTTCGTCGTCGCCAGCCCGTGCAGGCCGCGTCGCCGCGCCACGGCGACCAGCAGCCGGAACCCGGCGGGGTCGTACGTCTCCCCGAGGCGCGGCCGCCCGTGGAAAAACCGGGTGTGGGTGTGCAGGTCGATGGCGAACACGCTAGACGGACGGCAGCGAGCGCCTTATGCGTCGGCCCGCGCCACGTCGCCCTTCGGCCGTCCCGTCGCGCGACCCCCGAGCCATTTGCCGGTCGCCGCCGTCGTCCGTACGGGGGATACCAGTGAGCAACACGACAGGCGGGGACGGCGAGCGCGTGCTCGTGCTGAACCCGCAGAGCGGGAGCGGGGACCACGCTCCGGAGGTGCACGGCCGGGCGGACGAGCACGGGTTCGAGGTGCGCGAGACGGCGGCGGCGGGCGACGCGGTCGACTTCGCGGCCGCGGCCGCGGAATCGGGTGCCGACCTGATCGCCGCGGCGGGCGGCGACGGGACGCTGAACGAGGTCGTGCGCGGCATCGACCGGGCCGACGCCTTCGACGAGGTGACGTTCGCGGCCGTCCCGACGGGGACCGGCAACAACTTCGCCGGCAACGTTGGGGTCCGCGGGATCAGCCACGCGTTCGAACTGATCGATTCCGGGGAGCGACGGGCGATCGACCTGGGGTACGCCAACGGCCGGCCGTTCCTCAACTCCTGTGTGGGCGGGCTCACGGCGGACGCGAGCGCGAACACCAGTCCGGAGCTAAAGGAGCGCCTCGGCGTGGCCGCGTACGTCGTCAGCACGCTCCGGACCGTCACGGAGTTCGAGGGCATGCCGCTCCACGTCGAGACCAGCGACGAGATCGCCGAGACGTGGCGGGGGGATGCGCTGATCGTGTTGATCGGCAACTGCCGACGCGCTCCGGCGGGCGACGGCCGGACGCAGGCGAACGTCGAGGACGGCCTGCTGGACGTGACCATCGTCGAGGAAGCGCCGACCGGCGACCTCGCCCGGGACGCCGTCGTGCAGCGCGTCCTCGGGGCCGACGCGGCTGGGACGGTCCGACTGCTGACCCCGTCGCTGTCGCTCTCGACCGCCGACGAGGAGATCGCCTACAGCCTCGACGGGGAGATGATCGCCGCCGCCGACCTGCAGGTCGACACCGAACGGCGACGGCTCCGGCTCCCCGTCGGCGACGCGTACGACCCGGACCCGGGCTGATCCGAAGAGGGTTTGACAGCGCCCGCCGATGCCACTGCTATGAGCGCCGACGACGGGGCCGCCGAGGGCCTCACACACGAGAACGCGGGACAGGACGTGATCGCGGTCGACGCCGACGACAACGCCGAGGGGCTGGTCAACCGACTGGACGCCCACACCGGGGACGGGATCCGCCACCGCGCGTTCACTGCGCTCGTGTTCGACGAGGAGGGGCACATTCTGCTCGCGCAGCGAAGTCCGGACAAGCGCCTCTGGGACACCCACTGGGACGGCACCGTCGCCTCCCACCCCGTCGAGGGACAGAGTCAGAAGGAGGCGACGCGGGAGCGACTTCAGGAGGAACTCGGCGTGACGCCCGACCAGTACGACGACCTGCGCCTCACCGACAAGTTCGAGTACAAGCGCTACTACGAGAACGCGGGCGTCGAGCACGAGGTGTGTGCGGTCCTCCAGCTGACGCTGACCGACACGACGCTCGACCCGGACCCCGAGGAGGTCGCCGGCCTGATGTGGGTCCCATACGAGCGACTCCACCGCAACCCGCAGTGGTACCGCCAGCTGCGCCTCTGTCCCTGGTTCCAGATCGCGATGCGACGCGACGTCGAGTAGTCAGTCGACGGCTGTTTCCCTTTGAACTAATTTTTCGCCTGTACGATCGATGGGATCCGGGAAAACTATTCTAAATTCTCTAAAAAGACGCAAAACGCCGTGAATTGGGCGATTCTATGGCGAGGGTTAATACGTCAGGGAGTCGTAGACGTATCTGAGCCAATGAGTACGAGTACGGCGGACACCGACGCCGGAGCGCTCGACCTGACGCGGTCGGAACAGTGGGTCCTCCACCACGCGATGTTGCAGGAACTGGAGGCCGCGGCGGCGGCCGACGAGTCCGAACCGTGGTGGGCGATCGCCGTCCTCGAACAGGTCGAGGCGGACGGCGCGCTGGCGCTGACGTGTTTCGAGGCCTGGCGGGTCACGCGGTCGCTCCGGTCGTACGCCGCGGACGCGCCGGACCGCGACAGCACGGCGGCCGAGGCGGTCGCCGAGCGGCTGTCTACGGCGTACGAGTCCCCGCCGCTGGCGACGACGTAGCCCCGGGCCGTCCCGCCGGCCTCGCCGGACAGGTTACCCCACGGAGGTGTCGGCGGACGGGGAACGCGCTCGGCCGCGACGCGCGGGTAACCTCCGATTACGGTCCCTCGCGCGGGCGGTCGGCATTTTACCGCCGTCCGGGTCCGGATCTAATCCGCGCCGTCGTCCACGGCCGCCGACTGGTCCGAACGCTGTCAGCGTTACGCCCGTTTTTCGGCTCGCTGAACGTTCTACGCCGTTTATCCTCGCACCGACCGCCTTTCGGTTCGTATGGTGAGTACCAAGACGACAAGCGCAGTGTTCGTTGCACTCCTGCTCGTGACGGCCGGCGGTGTGGCGACGGCCGCCACGGCGGGGGACGCCGACGGGACAGCTGCTGTACCGATAGACGACCGGATCGCACAACAGGACGAGGACGACGAAGCCGATGACGATGACGCCGTCGGGGACGCGAACTTCGAGGTGTCGGACCTCTCCGCGGTCGACGCCGCGCCCGCGGGCGACGTGGTCACGGTGACCGCCGACCTGACGAACCCCGCGGCCGACGACGCCGAGGGGTTTGTCGAGTTCCGCCTCGACGGCGAGGTGGTCGAGCGGCGGTATCTCGCGCTCGACGGCGACGAGAGCCGGACCGTCGAGTTCAACGTGAACACGACCGACGTGCCGCCCGGCGACTACGTCCACGGCGTGTTCACCGCCGACAGCGGCGAGGTCGCCGAGCTAACGCTCGTCGAGACCGCGGAGTCGTTCACCGTCGCGAACCTCTCCGCGCCCGACGAGGCGACCCTTGACGAGCCGGTGACCGTCACCGCCGACATCGCGAACGACGGCGACGAGACCGACGAGCAGGCCGTCGACGCGCGTCTCGACGGCGACGTCGTCGACCGGACGAACGTCAGCCTCGACGCCGGCGAGAACGAGACGGTCGAGTTCGAGGTCACACCGGAGGAGACCGGCACGCAGTACCTGAGCGTGTTCACCCGTGACGACGGCGAGTTCCGGGAGATAACCGTCACCGCCGCCGGGGACGACGATGACGACGCGCGGGACAGGGATGACGACGGCGCGGACGACGGTGACGACGCGGAACCGACGGCGAACATCACGTTCGAGAACCAGACGTCGAACGGCAGTACGGTCACCGTCGCCGAGGTGAACACGAGTGACGGCGGGTTCGTGGCGATCCACAATGACTCGCTGCTGGACGGTAACGTCGTGGGTAGCGTCGTCGGCGTCTCGGAGTACATCGAACCGGGCGAAGAGGACGACCTGGAGGTCGAACTGTTCGACGTGCCCGGCGCCGAGTTCGAGGAAGACGAACTCGCCGAGAATCAGACGCTGATCGCGATGCCGCACCTCGATTCGAACGACAACGAGACGTACGACTTCGTCGCGACGAACGGTTCGGCGGACGGCCCGTACGTCAACGACACTGACGACCCCGTGGTCGACGACGCCTTCGTCACCGTCGAAGCGGACGAGAATAACGACACCGACGACGCCGAACCGACCGCGACGGTAACCTTCGAGAACCAGACGTCGAACGGTAGTACGGTCACTATCGCCGAGGTGAACACGAGCGACGGCGGGTTCGTCGCGATCCACGACGACTCGCTGCTGGACGACAACGCCGTGGGCAGCGTGATCGGCGTCTCGGAGTACATCGAACCGGGCGAAGAGGACGACCTGGAGGTCGAACTGTTCGACGTGCCGGGTGCGGAGTTCGACGATGACGAGCTATCGGAGAACCAGACGCTGATCGCGATGCCGCACCTCGACACGAACGACAATGAGACGTACGACTTCGTCGCCACCCAGAACGGCGAGGACGGCCCGTACCTCAACGAGACCGGCGAACCCGTCGTCGACGACGCGTTCGTCACCGTCGAGGACGACGGTATCGCCGACAACGTGACGGACAACGCTACCGACGAAGAGCCGGTCGCCGACAACGCGACTGAAGACGGCGTCGCCGACAACGTCACCGACGATAACGCTACAGATGACGGCATCGCCGACAACGTGACGGACGACGGCGTGGCGGACAACGTCACCGAGGACAATGCAACGGACGACGGCGTCGTGGACAACGCGACGGACGACGGCGTTGCGGACAACGCGACCGGTGACGATGCCGCGGACAACGCGACTGACGGCATCGCGGACGACGAACCCGACGGCGTCGACGACGACGCCGCGGACGACCTCCCGGCTGACAACGCCACGGACGGCGTCGACGACGCCGAGGGGAACGAAACGGCAGGCAACGAAAGCGACGGCGCTAACGACGAAGCGCTGATCGGGTAGCCGGCGCGCTTACCGCGACCGGTCCCCGTCTTCGCCGCCGCGCACGGCGGCCCACACCGCGGTCGCGCCGAGCAGGAACGCCGGGACCAGCGGCAGGATCAGGAACGCGACCCGGAACGGCAGGCTCGGCGGTCGCAGGAGGATGATGGCGGGCACCACCAGAAAGCAGATGATTATCACGCCGACCAGCGTCCAGCCTCGCCAGTCGAACTCGCGGTCGGCGGTGGCGTCGCTCGTCGCGGTACCCTCCGGTTCGTGGACGTAGCCGCCGTCGTCAGAGCTCACTGTCGGGGATTACCACCACTTTGCCAAAGCCCTCACGGTTCTCCAGCAGTTCGTGGGCGCGGGCCGTCTCGCTCATCGGGAGCACCTCGCGGGTCCGTGGCTCGAACGTGCCGTCCCAGACGAGTTCGAGGACGTCGTCGACCTGCCCCGGCGTCGCCATCGTCGACCCGATCACCTGCAGCTGGTTCCAGAAGATGCGGTTGATGTCGGTCTCGGGGTTCGGCCCGGTCGTCGCGCCGCAGGTGAGCAGCCGGCCGCCCTTGGCGAGGCTGGCGAGCGAATCGGTCCACGTCGCCGCGCCGACGTGGTCGACGACGACGTCGACGCCGCGCTTGCCGGTCAGGTCGCGGATCCGCCGGGCGAAGTCCTCGGCCTCGTAGTCGATGACGTGGTCCGCGCCGCAGTCGCGGGCGTGTTCGAGTTTCTCGTCGCTGCTGCCGGTGGCGTACACGGTCGCGCCGGCGTGGTCGGCGATCTGGACCGCCGCGTGGCCGACGCCGCCGCTCGCGCCCAGCACGAGCACGTCCTCGCCGGCGGTCACGTCTCCGCGGTCCATCAGCATCCGCCAGGCGGTCTGGAACACGAGCGGCGCGGCGGCGGCCGTCTCCCAGTCGACGCCCTCGGGGACGTGGACGAGGTTCTTCTCGGGGACGGCAGCTTGCTCGCTGTGGACGCCGCGGGTGTGCTCGCCGATGACGCCGAAGCGGACGCACATCGACGGGTCGCCGTTGCGGCAGTACTCGCACTCCCCGCAGTACGTCCCGGCGGCCAGCGCGACGCGGTCGCCGGGTTCGAACCGGGAGACGCGGTCACCGACCGACTCGACGACGCCTGCCCCGTCGCTGCCGGGGATGTGGGGCATCTCCAGGTCGATGTGTGGCAGCCCCCGGCGCGTCCACACGTCGAGGTGGTTCAGCGCGCCGGCCTTCACGTCGACCAGCACCTCGTCGGCGTCGGGGTCGGGGTCCGGGAACTCGCCGTACTCGATGACATCGGTGCCGCCGTGGCCGGTGAACTTGACTGCTTGCACGTCCGATCCCTCGGCGAGCGCGGGCAAAAAGTCGACGAAAGACCACGACAGTTCCGGGGGAGACTTTTGTGGCCGCCGCCGGAACGGATCGGTATGGTCGACTTCCAGTCACGCGACACGCGGCGAGGGTTGGACGAGGACGAGGAGGACGAACCGGACGAGGAAGCCGAGTCGGAGGTCGACGACGGAGCCGAACCGGACTCCGACGGAGCGACCGAACCGGGCGAGGAGACCGTCCCCGACGCGTCGGAGGGCGACCCGGACCCCGAACCTGCCGACGCTGCGGCCGGGACGGTCCCGGAGGCGGACGGGAGCGACGCCGAGGGCGCTCCCCACGGCCGGGACGACGACTCGGGCGGGCACGACCCCGGCGGCACCGGCGACCACGACCGAGACGACGGCGGCCACGATGCCAACGACCACGGCCACGGCGACCACGCTCACGCCGACCACCATCACCACGACGTGGACACGCTGGGGGTCGCGGTCGTCACCGTCTCCTCGTCGCGGACGCTGTCGGACGACCCGGCGGGCGACACGATCACGGAGACGATGGAAGCCGCCGACGACGAGGTGGTCACCCGCGAACTGATCCCCGACGACTACGACCGGATCGAGGGGACGCTCTCCAACCTCGTCGGGCGCGAGGACGTGGATATCGTCGTCACCACCGGCGGCACCGGCGTGACGCCCGACGACGTGACGATCGAGGCGGCAAAGCGCCTGTTCGACAAGGAACTGCCCGGCTTCGGCGAGCTGTTCCGGCTGCTCTCCTACGACGAGATCGGGACGAAGGTCGTCGCCACGCGGGCGACGGCCGGGATCGTCGACGGCGTCCCCGTGTTCTGTCTCCCCGGGAGTGAGAATGCCGCCCTGCTGGGCGCGGAGACGATCATCTCCGAGGAGGCGGCCCACATCGCGGGGCTGGCGAACCGCGACGAGTAGCGTAACGGAATCGTTACGAAAAACGGATTTGAAAAGCGTTATCGGAGCCGGAGCCGTCGGTCCAGCCGCGATGTACACCGGTGTCGTCGAGACGACTGGCGAACTGCGTGCGAAGGAACTGCGGGACGGCGGCTGTCGGCTCCGGATCGGGACCGACACCTCCTCGGTGGCCCCGGACGACAGCGTCGGGATTCAGGGCGTCTGTCTCACCGCCGAGCGCGTCGGCGACGGCTGGTTCGAGGCCTTCTGCTCGCCGGAAACCGTCGAGCGGACGTACCTCGCGGCCCTCGACCCGGGCGCGCCCGTCAACGTCGAGACGCCCGTGTCCCCCGGGGGGACGCTCGACGGCCACGTCGTCAAGGGAACCGTCGACACCGTGACCGAGGTCACGGCCGTCGAACCGGACGGCGACGGCTGGCGCTACGAGTTCGCCGTCCCGGAGGGGTACGGCAGGTTCCTCGTGGAGAAGGGGTCGGTGGCGGTAGACGGGATCAGCCTCACGGTCGCAGCGGTCGGTGATGGGACGTTCGAGGCTGCGGTGATCCCTGCGACCCGGGAGATAACGACGCTCTCGGAGAAAGCCGTCGGCGACCCGGTCCACTTCGAGGCGGACCTGCTGGCGAAGTACGCCCAGCAAGGGCAGACGGCGGGGACGACGTGACTGTGCTCCCCTATCTGGGCATCGGACAGAGGCTCGCGGTCAGCACCGCGACCCCGTCCTCGGCGTCGTTGCGCGCGCCGTGGGCGACGCCGCGCTCGTGGAGGACGACACCGGGTGCGGCGACCTCCTCCTCCGTCCCGTCCTGCAGGACGGTGACCGTCCCCTCGACGACGTGGAACACGTTCGTCGAGTCGGCGTGTTCGTGCGGATCCAGTTTCGCGCCGGGACCGAGCGCGAACGCCTTGACGAGCACGTCGTCCTGCACGACGACCTCCGCATCGACGACTTCGCCGCGCTCGGGGTCCAGATCGGGATAGCGGTCGAGCGACATGAGGCGTGATACGCCGTCGCGTAGGATAGTCGTGTCGGCGCGCTACACCCGAACCGTCACCTCACTCGTCGTCCCGTCGACGGTTGCGTTCCCGACGAACGCCGCCTCCCGACCTACGGCCCGAGCTAGTCGACTGTGACCCGGTGGGACGGGTTACGAGATGCAGTGATCCGAATCACATAAAATTCAGTATGTGGAGTTCGACTCGACCAGGTCCTCGATTTTACGGGTTATAAAATATCTACACGGTGTTTCAAATCACCCACCCGACCTAACATCCGTTCGAGTATGGCTTTTGAACTCGGATAAAACGGGTTAATTCCGACTAACTACGTCTTGGCTTTAATATATCCACGCCCCATGTTCCGGGTGAAGCATGGTCGACTCCAATCCCACTCGGCGAACGATGCTGAAGGCGATCGGTGGTACCGCAGCGCTCGCAGCCGTCCCCGCGAGCGTGCAGGCGAGCGATTCCGAATGGACGGTTGCCGAGACGCCGACCGCGTCCACCCTGCACGGCGTCCAGACCACGACGAACGGGTACTACGCCGTCGGCGGCGGTGGAGTCGTCCTGCGGCGCGGTGCCGATGGCTGGCGGAAGGTCATCGACGGCGGCCCCACGGGCAACGGCAACAGCCTCTTCGGTTCCGACGTGACCGACTACGGCTCCCGGCTCTGGTTCGTCGGCGCGAGCGGCGCGATCGGCGAGTACAACGTCAACGCGGGCAACCTGCAGGACCACTCCGCGCCCAACGACAACACGAACAACTACAACGACGTGGCCGTCACCGGCGAGGGCGGCGAGGCGAACGTGTACGTCGCGGGCGACTCCGGGAAGATCTACTACAGCTTCGAGAACGGCGAGAGCCAGACCTGGGAGTACGTCACGCCGGGCAGCGGGTCGGCGATCCAGGCGATCGACTTCCACGGGCCGCGCTCCGGGCACGCGGTCGACACGAACGGGCGCGTGTTCGAGACGACCGACGGCGTCACGTGGGAGGCGATCGGCCTGCAGGACGCCAACGTGAACTTCTACGGGGTCGACAGCGACGGCGTCGACGACGTGTGGGTCTCCGGCGGCGGCGGCATGGTGTT
The genomic region above belongs to Halostella salina and contains:
- a CDS encoding FecCD family ABC transporter permease, with the protein product MGRSETAGGARTTNRQGWVSRTLALFCLGCTALTVAGGLVQVSFGTYSMTIEQAWRTVFDPGVVFNLDAWNAFLFGGELPEMTTRSVVVWNLRLPRVFVGMIAGATLAVSGAIFQAVTRNELASPFVLGVSSGAGFAVLLTLVVFSGLAPFLPFLAAAGGALAFLVVYAIAWKGGTSPVRLVLAGVIVNMVFQSLQRALFFFADDLGVVQTAIAWTTGSLTGTGWEEVRIAVLPALIAIAIALAGARQLNVLLLGERTAQSLGMRVERVRFLLSGVAILAASAAIAVAGIVGFFGLVVPHIVRNVVGSDYRRLMVGCLFAGPALMVVADVGARLFFPVVLNSPRQVPVGVVTGLVGGPYFLYLMRKQQSMGEL
- a CDS encoding ABC transporter ATP-binding protein, translating into MAPTNADARTDESGGERITDGDGAVVDSALVGDGLELSYPTSDGAVVDCARLDIPEGAVTALVGPNGSGKSTLLKGLSDHLDPDAGTVRIRGRDLESFGKKELARELGVLSQENDSLDSITVEDLAYHGRYPHRGFFDDTTDADREAVERALDLAGVDHLRDAELGQLSGGQKQLAWIAMVLAQDTDVLLLDEPTTFLDLYHQFRVLETVRQLNERQGVTVAVVLHDIAQAARFADYLVAMRDGELYDWGPPDEVVTEQLLADVFGVEATVEHDPELQVLPHRALPDDE
- the carA gene encoding glutamine-hydrolyzing carbamoyl-phosphate synthase small subunit, with translation MDAYVALEGGHVVEARGRSPGTSRGELVFTTAYTGYEESLTDPSYEEQVLTFSYPLIGNYGVREERFESDRVHPRAVVARELTDDVAEWLADEGVPAVDHIDTRDLVTDIREGGAMKCGIAVGDDATAEDALAELDACKGMSEHEDIGAQVSVAEPVVHEGDDDGAYADADVALIDCGAKGSIVDSLVARGADVHVLPYDATEADVDAVDPDLLFISNGPGDPANFEAAEALVDTYVGETPIAGICLGQQVVARALGGTTEKMDFGHRGVNQPVRDLETNRVVMTTQNHGYTVGDPGDALDVTQVNVNDDTPEGLDSDELGVITRQYHPEANPGPNDSLDFFDDVLGLTESRTTVAPADD
- a CDS encoding Lrp/AsnC family transcriptional regulator — translated: MDDLDQQILNILRRDARTAYTEIADRVGTSEGTVRNRVERMTEEGIIERFTVTTRTGNVKAMIEVGVAVDVDTTAVSERMAEWEEVDFVWQVSGEEDVVLVVDASDTQGVNDLITQAREMEDVVSTKTRLILDEKLG
- a CDS encoding CehA/McbA family metallohydrolase, giving the protein MFAIDLHTHTRFFHGRPRLGETYDPAGFRLLVAVARRRGLHGLATTNHDYYREFETPDGFAVIPGIEVTTTRGHVLVVGPDPPRHTEPETLTPQETVALAHEHDCAAIVAHPYRNSTVRHVDAPFDAIEINGKHPRTRPWVEHLARGHDLPMTGGSDAHYPFEAGRAYTTVDADELTAESVVDAIRDGRVEAQVGSGFPNGLLRPAYRRIHAWKGQLDRPEWATPGVGPPPGEGGSED
- a CDS encoding diacylglycerol/lipid kinase family protein, which codes for MPVSNTTGGDGERVLVLNPQSGSGDHAPEVHGRADEHGFEVRETAAAGDAVDFAAAAAESGADLIAAAGGDGTLNEVVRGIDRADAFDEVTFAAVPTGTGNNFAGNVGVRGISHAFELIDSGERRAIDLGYANGRPFLNSCVGGLTADASANTSPELKERLGVAAYVVSTLRTVTEFEGMPLHVETSDEIAETWRGDALIVLIGNCRRAPAGDGRTQANVEDGLLDVTIVEEAPTGDLARDAVVQRVLGADAAGTVRLLTPSLSLSTADEEIAYSLDGEMIAAADLQVDTERRRLRLPVGDAYDPDPG
- a CDS encoding NUDIX hydrolase produces the protein MSADDGAAEGLTHENAGQDVIAVDADDNAEGLVNRLDAHTGDGIRHRAFTALVFDEEGHILLAQRSPDKRLWDTHWDGTVASHPVEGQSQKEATRERLQEELGVTPDQYDDLRLTDKFEYKRYYENAGVEHEVCAVLQLTLTDTTLDPDPEEVAGLMWVPYERLHRNPQWYRQLRLCPWFQIAMRRDVE